A window of Aeromicrobium sp. A1-2 contains these coding sequences:
- a CDS encoding glycosyltransferase family 4 protein translates to MRIALLSYRSKAHCGGQGVYIRHLSRGLVELGHEVEVFSGQPYPEDLDPRVRLTQVPSLDLFREPDPFRTPRLREFTSATDVLEYALTLTGCFAEPLTFSLRAARLLRDRADEFDVVHDNQSLGYGLLSLLRRGVPLAATVHHPISRDRAVDLAAAPLRRKLSVRRWYSFVPMQARVARRIPIVLAVAGASAADSVEDFDLDPAQMRIVPLGVDTDLFAPKDSRVPGRIVAIASADRPLKGVVHLLEAVAKLRTEQDVDLHLVSNLEPGGATERRITELGIHDAVHVVNGISDEELAALLASADVMCVPSLYEGFSLPTVEAMSCGTPVVASRAGALPEVVGDCAVLVEPGDSDALAAAVKELLESPAERARLGAAGRARALERYSWTSVARATVDAYSEAIAAARGRTSRSSHADR, encoded by the coding sequence GTGCGAATCGCGCTGCTGTCGTACCGGAGCAAGGCCCATTGTGGCGGTCAAGGCGTATATATACGTCACCTGAGCCGCGGGCTCGTCGAGCTCGGCCACGAGGTCGAGGTGTTCTCGGGTCAGCCCTATCCCGAAGACCTCGACCCGCGCGTGCGACTCACCCAGGTCCCGAGTCTGGACCTGTTCCGCGAACCCGATCCGTTCCGCACACCCCGGCTGCGTGAGTTCACGAGCGCCACCGACGTCCTGGAATATGCGCTGACGCTGACCGGCTGCTTCGCGGAGCCGTTGACCTTCAGCCTGCGGGCCGCCCGCCTCCTGCGTGACCGCGCCGACGAGTTCGACGTCGTGCACGACAATCAGAGTCTGGGTTACGGCCTGCTGTCACTCCTGCGACGTGGAGTCCCGCTCGCGGCGACGGTCCATCACCCGATCAGCCGTGATCGTGCGGTCGACCTGGCCGCAGCTCCCCTGCGCCGCAAGTTGTCGGTCCGCCGCTGGTACTCGTTCGTGCCGATGCAGGCACGCGTGGCCCGTCGCATCCCGATCGTCCTGGCCGTCGCGGGCGCCTCGGCCGCCGACTCCGTCGAGGACTTCGACCTCGATCCGGCCCAGATGCGCATCGTCCCGCTGGGGGTCGACACCGACCTGTTCGCGCCGAAGGACTCGCGGGTGCCCGGTCGGATCGTCGCGATCGCCAGCGCTGATCGTCCGCTCAAGGGGGTCGTCCACCTGCTGGAGGCGGTCGCCAAGCTGCGCACCGAGCAAGATGTGGACCTGCACCTGGTCTCCAACCTCGAGCCCGGCGGCGCGACCGAGCGGCGGATCACCGAGCTGGGCATCCACGACGCGGTGCACGTCGTCAACGGGATCAGTGACGAAGAGCTGGCAGCCCTGCTGGCCTCGGCCGACGTGATGTGCGTTCCATCGCTCTACGAAGGCTTCTCGCTGCCGACGGTCGAAGCCATGTCATGCGGCACTCCCGTGGTCGCAAGTCGGGCCGGCGCACTGCCCGAGGTCGTCGGCGACTGTGCCGTGCTGGTCGAGCCAGGTGACTCCGACGCCCTGGCGGCCGCCGTCAAGGAGCTGCTCGAGTCGCCCGCTGAGCGCGCTCGGCTTGGCGCAGCGGGTCGCGCCAGAGCCCTCGAGCGCTACAGCTGGACCTCGGTCGCGCGGGCAACCGTCGACGCCTATTCAGAAGCCATCGCCGCAGCACGCGGCCGGACGAGCAGGAGCTCGCATGCTGACCGTTGA
- a CDS encoding bifunctional 2-polyprenyl-6-hydroxyphenol methylase/3-demethylubiquinol 3-O-methyltransferase UbiG, translating into MLTVDFDRLRVGRGTRFIDVGAGAGRHSYEALRRGALVTAYDMDEVELKGVEDMFGALELEGEVPPGGAGQVRVGDILDMPYADGSFDVVLASEILEHVPQDDQAISELVRILAPGGILAVTVPRWLPERVCWALSDEYHANEGGHIRIFKADELEAKIVAAGMTFTHKHHAHALHAPFWWLKCAVGVGREQHPLVRTYHRMLVWDMMKAPATTRLAERALNPVIGKSVALYFQKPL; encoded by the coding sequence ATGCTGACCGTTGACTTCGACCGACTGCGAGTCGGACGCGGCACCCGTTTCATCGACGTCGGCGCCGGCGCCGGCCGTCACTCGTACGAGGCTCTGAGGCGCGGCGCACTCGTGACCGCGTACGACATGGACGAGGTCGAGCTCAAGGGCGTCGAGGACATGTTCGGTGCCCTCGAGCTCGAGGGCGAGGTGCCGCCCGGTGGGGCCGGACAGGTCCGGGTCGGTGACATCCTCGACATGCCGTACGCCGACGGCAGCTTCGACGTCGTGCTGGCCTCGGAGATCCTCGAGCACGTGCCGCAGGACGACCAGGCGATCAGCGAGCTCGTACGCATCCTGGCTCCCGGCGGCATCCTGGCCGTCACGGTCCCCCGGTGGCTGCCGGAGCGTGTGTGCTGGGCCCTGTCGGACGAGTACCACGCCAACGAGGGTGGCCACATCAGGATCTTCAAGGCTGATGAGCTCGAGGCGAAGATCGTCGCGGCCGGCATGACGTTCACCCACAAGCACCACGCCCACGCCCTGCACGCGCCGTTCTGGTGGCTCAAGTGCGCGGTCGGCGTCGGCCGCGAGCAGCACCCGCTGGTGCGCACGTACCACCGGATGCTCGTGTGGGACATGATGAAGGCACCCGCCACGACGAGGCTCGCCGAGCGCGCGCTCAATCCCGTGATCGGCAAGAGCGTCGCACTGTACTTCCAGAAGCCGCTCTGA
- a CDS encoding prenyltransferase/squalene oxidase repeat-containing protein, whose protein sequence is MPKIPSVPGVLTQAQVRQTADSIVATQLPSGAIPWFTGGHTDPWDHVQAAMALSAADRPHEAARAYGWLRDVQRPDGSWAIRYVGEIVEDPHTDSNFCAYLATGVWHHWRATGDRDFVELMWPTVARAIDLVLGMQRPDGAVVWARTETGPEDEALVTGNASIHLSLRCAIALAELLDDPQPAWELSAGRLRHALDDHPELFNPKPTHSMDWYYPLLGGAMAPERAAQRIDERWDDFVVDGLGARCVSTNPWVTGGETCELALALDALGRTDEARTQLAAMQHLRDDDGSYWTGLVYDIQTRWPVERTTWTAATVILAADALSRTTPANGVFRGEGLPLFDWKASDSCPCPSPL, encoded by the coding sequence ATGCCCAAGATCCCGTCCGTGCCCGGCGTGCTGACGCAAGCCCAGGTGCGGCAGACCGCCGACTCGATCGTGGCGACCCAGCTGCCGTCGGGCGCCATCCCGTGGTTCACCGGGGGCCACACCGATCCGTGGGACCACGTCCAGGCAGCAATGGCACTGAGTGCAGCCGACCGACCACACGAGGCCGCCCGAGCGTACGGCTGGCTCCGCGACGTGCAACGGCCCGACGGATCGTGGGCCATCCGCTACGTCGGCGAGATCGTGGAGGACCCGCACACCGATTCCAACTTCTGCGCGTACCTCGCGACCGGCGTCTGGCACCACTGGCGGGCCACGGGCGATCGGGACTTCGTCGAGCTGATGTGGCCGACCGTGGCACGCGCCATCGACCTCGTGCTCGGCATGCAGCGGCCCGATGGCGCGGTCGTGTGGGCGCGGACCGAGACCGGTCCGGAGGACGAGGCCCTGGTGACTGGCAACGCCAGCATCCACCTGAGCCTGCGGTGCGCCATCGCCCTCGCCGAGCTGCTCGACGATCCGCAGCCGGCTTGGGAGCTGTCCGCCGGTCGCCTACGGCACGCGCTGGACGACCACCCCGAGCTGTTCAACCCCAAGCCGACGCACTCGATGGACTGGTACTACCCGCTGCTGGGCGGCGCGATGGCGCCCGAGCGTGCCGCGCAGCGGATCGACGAGCGCTGGGATGACTTCGTCGTCGACGGACTGGGCGCACGGTGCGTCTCGACCAACCCCTGGGTCACGGGGGGCGAGACGTGCGAGCTCGCGCTGGCACTGGATGCTCTCGGCCGCACGGACGAGGCCCGGACGCAGCTCGCCGCGATGCAGCACCTGCGCGACGACGACGGTTCCTACTGGACCGGTCTGGTCTACGACATCCAGACCCGTTGGCCCGTCGAGCGGACCACATGGACCGCCGCGACCGTGATCCTGGCTGCTGATGCTCTCTCGCGCACAACGCCGGCCAACGGCGTGTTCCGTGGCGAGGGCCTACCGTTGTTCGACTGGAAGGCAAGCGACTCATGCCCGTGCCCGAGCCCGTTGTAA
- a CDS encoding class I SAM-dependent methyltransferase: MPVPEPVVTEFPERLARLAESVRGFMPPEEGLALHAAATAYVRPGGVAVEIGTYCGKSTIYLGHAAQVTGSTVVTIDHHRGSEEHQVGWEYHDASLVDPDSGRFDTLPTLRRALADGDLEEVVVPMIGRSVAVSRWWHTPVDLVFIDGGHTDEAAQLDFHGWAPWVRLGGALVIHDVFPDPNDGGQAPYRIYREAIDSGDFVESSVTGSMRVLTRVEISPDSR, translated from the coding sequence ATGCCCGTGCCCGAGCCCGTTGTAACCGAGTTCCCAGAGCGGCTGGCCCGACTTGCCGAGTCGGTCAGGGGGTTCATGCCGCCTGAGGAGGGCCTCGCGCTGCACGCAGCCGCCACGGCGTACGTCCGCCCCGGCGGGGTCGCCGTCGAGATCGGCACGTACTGCGGCAAGTCGACGATCTACCTGGGTCACGCAGCCCAGGTGACCGGGTCGACCGTCGTGACGATCGACCACCACCGCGGCTCCGAGGAGCACCAGGTCGGCTGGGAGTATCACGACGCCTCCCTGGTCGATCCCGATTCCGGCCGCTTCGACACCCTGCCGACCCTGCGGCGCGCGCTGGCCGATGGTGACCTCGAGGAGGTCGTCGTGCCGATGATCGGCCGCTCGGTCGCCGTCTCAAGGTGGTGGCACACGCCGGTGGATCTGGTGTTCATCGACGGAGGGCACACCGACGAGGCAGCACAGCTGGACTTTCACGGCTGGGCTCCGTGGGTCCGACTCGGTGGCGCGCTGGTGATCCACGACGTGTTCCCCGACCCCAACGACGGGGGCCAGGCGCCGTACCGGATCTATCGCGAGGCGATCGACAGCGGCGACTTCGTCGAGTCGTCGGTGACCGGATCGATGCGCGTCCTCACCCGGGTCGAGATCTCCCCCGACTCCCGCTGA
- the glgB gene encoding 1,4-alpha-glucan branching protein GlgB produces MTGPDQGPWPPAVGELDLHLISEGRHERLWEVLGAHVRTYEGPDGSVEGTSFTVWAPGAQAVQVVGDFNAWDGGSHPMRRLGGSGVWDLFVPGAGAGTHYKFRVHGRDGQWHEKADPMAFGTEIPPATASVVVSPRHRWTDAAWVAARNATTWIDAPMSIYEVHLGSWRPGLGYRELADELADYLTETGFTHVELMPVAEHPLGGSWGYQVTSYYAPTSRFGSPDDFRWFVDEMHQRGFGVIVDWVPAHFPRDEWALARFDGTPLYEHPDPRRGEQPDWGTYVFDFGRPEVRNFLVANALFWLEEFHLDGLRVDAVASMLYLDYSREEGGWVPNVHGGRENLEAVQLLQELNATVYRHHPGVVMIAEESTAWPGVSSPTGSGGLGFGFKWNMGWMHDTLTYLGHEPVHRSFHHGEMTFSIDYAWTEHFILPLSHDEVVHGKGSLWQRMPGDDWNKAAGVRSLLAFMWAHPGKQMLFMGGEFGQETEWAESGSLDWGALDQPLHSGILHLVSDLNTFYRDAPALWSADSQPEGFGWIDASDAAGNVICFLRTGSDGSQVACIANFSGSPHHDYRVGLPSAGTWREVINTDSQIYGGSGVGNLGAVEAEAKPWHGQQASALVQIPPAGVLWLTPAP; encoded by the coding sequence ATGACTGGACCCGACCAAGGACCGTGGCCGCCCGCCGTCGGTGAGCTCGATCTGCACCTGATCAGCGAAGGACGGCACGAGCGGCTGTGGGAGGTGCTGGGCGCGCACGTCCGGACGTACGAGGGTCCGGACGGCTCGGTCGAGGGCACCTCGTTCACGGTCTGGGCGCCCGGTGCGCAGGCCGTGCAGGTCGTCGGCGACTTCAACGCCTGGGACGGCGGGAGCCACCCGATGCGCCGGCTCGGGGGCTCAGGCGTCTGGGACCTTTTCGTGCCCGGTGCCGGTGCCGGCACGCACTACAAGTTCCGCGTCCACGGTCGCGACGGCCAGTGGCACGAGAAGGCTGACCCGATGGCATTCGGGACCGAGATACCGCCCGCGACGGCGTCGGTCGTGGTCTCGCCCAGGCACCGATGGACCGATGCCGCGTGGGTCGCCGCGCGCAATGCGACGACCTGGATCGACGCGCCCATGAGCATCTACGAGGTCCACCTCGGTTCGTGGCGGCCCGGCCTGGGCTATCGCGAGCTTGCCGACGAGCTCGCCGACTACCTGACCGAGACGGGGTTCACGCACGTCGAGCTGATGCCGGTCGCCGAGCACCCGTTGGGGGGGTCGTGGGGCTACCAGGTCACCTCCTACTACGCACCGACCTCACGCTTCGGGTCGCCGGACGACTTCCGTTGGTTCGTCGACGAGATGCACCAGCGGGGATTCGGCGTCATCGTCGACTGGGTTCCGGCGCACTTCCCCCGCGACGAGTGGGCGCTGGCGCGCTTCGACGGGACCCCGCTCTACGAGCACCCCGATCCGCGCCGCGGCGAGCAGCCGGACTGGGGCACGTACGTCTTCGACTTCGGACGCCCGGAGGTGCGCAACTTCCTGGTGGCCAACGCATTGTTCTGGCTCGAGGAGTTCCACCTGGACGGGCTGCGGGTCGACGCGGTCGCCTCGATGCTCTATCTGGACTACTCCCGCGAGGAGGGTGGCTGGGTGCCCAACGTGCACGGCGGACGGGAGAACCTCGAGGCAGTCCAGCTGCTGCAGGAGCTCAATGCCACGGTCTACAGGCATCACCCGGGCGTCGTGATGATCGCCGAGGAGTCGACGGCCTGGCCCGGCGTCAGCAGCCCGACCGGCAGCGGCGGGCTGGGCTTCGGCTTCAAGTGGAACATGGGCTGGATGCACGACACGCTCACCTACCTGGGACACGAGCCGGTGCACCGTTCGTTCCACCACGGCGAGATGACGTTCTCGATCGACTACGCGTGGACCGAGCACTTCATTCTCCCGCTGTCGCACGACGAGGTCGTGCACGGCAAGGGATCGTTGTGGCAGCGCATGCCCGGCGACGACTGGAACAAAGCCGCCGGTGTGCGTTCACTGCTGGCGTTCATGTGGGCGCATCCGGGCAAGCAGATGCTGTTCATGGGCGGTGAGTTCGGCCAGGAGACGGAGTGGGCCGAGTCGGGCTCACTGGACTGGGGCGCGCTCGACCAGCCGCTGCACTCCGGGATCCTGCACCTGGTCAGCGATCTCAACACGTTCTACCGCGATGCGCCGGCACTGTGGTCGGCTGACAGCCAGCCCGAGGGCTTCGGCTGGATTGATGCGAGCGACGCTGCCGGCAACGTGATCTGTTTCCTGCGGACCGGGTCGGACGGCTCGCAAGTCGCCTGCATCGCGAACTTCTCCGGCTCCCCGCACCACGACTACCGCGTCGGACTGCCGTCGGCGGGCACGTGGCGCGAGGTCATCAACACCGATTCGCAGATCTACGGCGGTTCAGGGGTCGGCAACCTCGGGGCTGTCGAGGCCGAGGCGAAGCCGTGGCACGGTCAGCAGGCCTCCGCGCTCGTGCAGATCCCGCCAGCAGGCGTGCTCTGGCTCACACCGGCCCCCTGA
- a CDS encoding aminoglycoside phosphotransferase, translated as MTGPGESGDAVAPRDDLIEQVAAALPTWLPTQRWFGGKDRDITAVRPRAWTTLLDGDPLLIHLMVEVEQGDRSEPYQLLIGSRQSQLPDVASVASIGLEDGLTCYEASGDADLTACLLDFIAAGERVDGLAFEREPGVELTGGLRAHPITSEQSNTSLVYGSQYILKLFRKLTPGLNKDLRLHRALRDVGCRHIADPLGSITGELDGEALTIGMLQRFMPDAADGWVMASTSVRDFMADTSGLPPGELGGDFSGEAYRLGKAVATVHADLATALGAEQVDPSELDRTVSDMLERLERVVAEVPVLAEHAPGLRAAFTRITEQGRPLTMQYVHGDLHLGQVLRTINGWLLLDFEGEPAASLAERSALRSTLRDVAGMLRSFDYAAQQLLVGQPDEPEQTARAMSWAEHNRSAFCDGYAHVADEDPRASADLLRALELDKAVYEVGYEHANRPDWLSVPLSSIARIMTEGDNP; from the coding sequence ATGACCGGACCTGGTGAGAGCGGCGATGCCGTGGCACCCCGGGACGACCTGATCGAGCAGGTCGCGGCCGCGCTGCCGACCTGGCTGCCGACCCAACGCTGGTTCGGCGGTAAGGACCGGGACATCACGGCGGTCCGGCCCCGCGCCTGGACGACGTTGCTCGATGGCGACCCGCTGCTGATCCATCTCATGGTGGAGGTCGAGCAGGGTGATCGCAGCGAGCCCTACCAGCTGCTGATCGGGAGCCGGCAGTCCCAGCTGCCGGACGTCGCCTCGGTCGCCTCGATCGGCTTGGAGGACGGGCTCACATGCTACGAGGCCAGCGGTGACGCCGACCTGACCGCATGCCTGCTCGACTTCATCGCTGCGGGGGAGCGCGTCGACGGACTGGCGTTCGAGCGTGAGCCGGGCGTCGAGCTGACAGGTGGCCTTCGCGCGCACCCCATCACCTCCGAGCAGAGCAACACGTCGCTGGTCTACGGCAGCCAGTACATCCTGAAGCTCTTCCGCAAGCTCACCCCCGGTCTCAACAAGGACCTCCGGCTGCACCGCGCGCTGCGCGACGTCGGCTGCCGGCACATCGCCGATCCGCTCGGCTCCATCACGGGCGAGCTCGACGGTGAGGCATTGACGATCGGGATGCTGCAGCGCTTCATGCCCGATGCCGCCGACGGATGGGTCATGGCGAGCACCAGCGTGCGCGACTTCATGGCCGACACATCGGGTCTGCCCCCCGGAGAGCTCGGCGGCGACTTCTCCGGTGAGGCGTACCGGCTCGGCAAGGCCGTCGCGACGGTGCACGCAGACCTTGCGACGGCGCTGGGTGCCGAGCAGGTCGATCCCAGCGAGCTGGACCGCACGGTTTCGGACATGCTGGAACGCCTTGAGCGGGTGGTGGCTGAGGTGCCCGTGCTGGCCGAGCACGCGCCGGGCCTGCGGGCGGCCTTCACCAGGATCACGGAGCAGGGTCGGCCGCTGACGATGCAGTACGTCCACGGAGACCTGCACCTGGGTCAGGTCCTGCGCACCATCAACGGCTGGCTGCTCCTGGACTTCGAGGGCGAGCCGGCCGCGAGCCTGGCCGAGCGCTCGGCACTGCGCTCGACCCTGCGAGACGTCGCGGGAATGCTGCGCTCATTCGACTACGCCGCGCAGCAGCTGCTCGTCGGTCAGCCTGACGAACCCGAGCAGACAGCCAGGGCCATGAGCTGGGCCGAGCACAACCGCTCGGCATTCTGCGATGGCTATGCGCACGTGGCGGACGAGGATCCCCGTGCCAGCGCCGACCTGCTCCGGGCGCTCGAGCTCGACAAGGCGGTCTACGAGGTCGGCTACGAACATGCCAATCGACCGGACTGGTTGAGCGTTCCGCTGTCCTCGATCGCCCGGATCATGACCGAGGGGGACAACCCATGA
- the treS gene encoding maltose alpha-D-glucosyltransferase: protein MPEDPAPDSALVGLEDTPHTGEAISADGTLVEPQADDFGHAEQASTDPTWFKHAVFYEVLVRAFADSNGDGTGDLRGLAGKLDYLQWLGVDCLWLPPFYASPLRDGGYDISDFRAVLPEFGTVEDFVFLLEEAHKRDIRVVTDLVLNHTSDAHPWFQQSRNDPDGPYGDYYVWSDDDLAYPDARVIFVDTETSNWTYDPVRGQFFWHRFFSHQPDLNFENEEVQEAMLDVLRFWLDLGIDGFRLDAVPYLFEEEGTNCENLPRTHEYLRKTRATIDAEYPGRILLAEANQWPSDVVEYFGNPDVGGDECHMAFHFPLMPRIFMAVRRESRFPISEILAQTPEIPSGTQWGIFLRNHDELTLEMVTDDERDYMYREYAKDPRMKANIGIRRRLAPLLDNDRNQLELFTAMLLSLPGSPVLYYGDEIGMGDNIWLGDRDAVRTPMQWSPDRNAGFSRSDPGRVYLPPIMDPTYGYESINVEAQQGNAASLLNWTRRMIAVRKEHLAFAEGEFVDLGGSNPSILAYKRVWVRPDGERDVVLCVNNLSRFPQPVELDLSEHLGYTPVELTGSVRFPRIGELPYLLTLPGHGFYWFQLSELGDEGERRSQA, encoded by the coding sequence ATGCCAGAGGACCCAGCACCGGACAGCGCGCTCGTCGGGCTCGAGGACACACCGCACACCGGCGAGGCGATATCCGCGGACGGCACGCTCGTCGAGCCGCAGGCCGATGACTTCGGTCACGCCGAGCAGGCCAGCACGGACCCGACCTGGTTCAAGCATGCGGTCTTCTACGAGGTGCTGGTACGGGCATTCGCGGACTCCAACGGCGACGGCACAGGTGACCTGCGAGGTCTGGCCGGCAAGCTCGACTACCTCCAGTGGCTGGGGGTCGACTGCCTGTGGCTCCCACCGTTCTACGCCTCGCCGCTGCGCGACGGTGGCTACGACATCAGCGACTTCCGTGCCGTGCTGCCGGAGTTCGGCACGGTCGAGGACTTCGTGTTCCTTCTGGAGGAGGCGCACAAGCGCGACATCCGGGTCGTGACCGACCTGGTCCTCAACCACACCTCCGACGCGCACCCCTGGTTCCAGCAGTCACGCAACGACCCGGACGGGCCGTACGGCGACTACTACGTCTGGAGCGACGACGACCTGGCCTATCCCGACGCGCGGGTCATCTTCGTCGACACCGAGACCTCCAACTGGACGTACGACCCGGTGCGCGGCCAGTTCTTCTGGCACCGGTTCTTCAGCCACCAGCCGGATCTCAACTTCGAGAACGAAGAGGTCCAGGAGGCGATGCTGGACGTCCTGCGGTTCTGGCTCGACCTGGGCATCGACGGCTTCCGGCTCGACGCCGTGCCGTACCTGTTCGAGGAGGAGGGGACCAACTGCGAGAACCTTCCGCGGACGCATGAATACCTCCGCAAGACCCGCGCGACGATCGACGCGGAGTATCCCGGCCGCATCCTGCTGGCCGAGGCCAACCAGTGGCCGTCGGACGTCGTGGAGTACTTCGGCAATCCCGATGTCGGCGGCGACGAGTGCCACATGGCATTCCACTTCCCGCTGATGCCGCGCATCTTCATGGCCGTGCGGCGTGAGTCGCGATTCCCGATCTCGGAGATTCTCGCGCAGACCCCCGAGATCCCCTCCGGGACGCAGTGGGGCATCTTCCTGCGCAACCACGACGAGCTGACCCTCGAGATGGTCACCGACGACGAGCGCGACTACATGTACCGGGAGTACGCCAAGGATCCGCGGATGAAGGCCAACATCGGCATCCGCCGGCGGCTCGCGCCGCTGCTCGACAACGACCGAAACCAGCTCGAGCTGTTCACGGCGATGCTGCTGAGCCTGCCGGGCTCACCGGTGCTCTACTACGGCGACGAGATCGGCATGGGCGACAACATCTGGCTCGGTGACCGGGATGCCGTGCGTACGCCGATGCAGTGGTCGCCGGACCGCAACGCGGGCTTCTCTCGATCCGATCCGGGCCGGGTCTACCTCCCGCCGATCATGGATCCGACCTACGGCTACGAGTCGATCAACGTCGAGGCGCAGCAGGGGAATGCTGCCTCCCTGCTCAACTGGACCCGACGGATGATCGCGGTGCGCAAGGAGCACCTGGCGTTCGCGGAGGGCGAGTTCGTCGACCTCGGTGGCTCCAACCCCAGCATTCTGGCCTACAAGCGGGTGTGGGTGCGACCGGACGGTGAGCGGGACGTCGTGCTGTGCGTCAACAACCTGTCGAGGTTCCCGCAGCCTGTCGAGCTGGACCTGTCGGAGCACCTGGGCTACACGCCGGTCGAGCTGACCGGCAGCGTGCGGTTCCCGCGGATCGGAGAGCTGCCGTACCTGCTGACGCTGCCGGGCCACGGCTTCTACTGGTTCCAGCTGTCCGAGCTCGGCGACGAGGGCGAACGGAGGAGTCAGGCATGA